The following is a genomic window from Serratia ficaria.
CGTGCGGAACAGGAACTGTGCAACTGGCACGGTCTGGGTACTTCAGTGATGGAAATCAGCCATCGCAGCAAAGAATTTATCGCCGTTGCACAGCAGTCCGAACAGGATCTGCGCGACCTGCTGAAAATCCCCTCCAACTACAAAGTGCTGTTCTGCCACGGCGGCGCCCGCGCGCAGTTCGCCGCATTGCCGTTGAACCTGCTGGGCGACAAAGCCACCGCAGACTATATCGACGGCGGCTATTGGGCGCACAGCGCGATTAACGAAGCGCAGAAGTACTGCACGCCGAACGTCATCGACGTGAAGACCCGCGTTGACGGCCTGAGCGGCATCAAGCCGATGAAAGAGTGGCAGCTGAGCGATGACGCCGCCTATGTGCATTACTGCCCGAATGAAACCATCGACGGCGTGGCCATCGATGAAACGCCGGACTTCGGCGACAAGGTGGTGATCGGCGACTACTCCTCGACCATTCTGTCTCGCCCGTTGGACGTCAGTCGCTTCGGCGTGATCTACGCCGGCGCGCAGAAAAATATCGGCCCGGCCGGCCTGACGCTGGTGATCGTGCGTGAAGATCTGCTGGGCCAGGCGCGCCGAGAAGTGCCTTCCATCCTCGACTATACCGTGCTGGCCGAGAACGACTCGATGTTCAACACCCCGCCGACCTTCGCCTGGTATCTGTCCGGCCTGGTGTTCAAGTGGCTGAAAGAGCAGGGCGGCCTGGTGGAGATGCAAAAGCGCAATCAGGCCAAGGCCGAGCTGCTGTACGCCACCATCGACAATTCCGATTTCTACCGCAGCCAGGTGGCGCTGGCCAACCGTTCCTGGATGAACGTGCCGTTCCAGCTGGCCGATCCGGCGCTGGACAAGGTGTTCCTCAGCGAAGCCGAGGCCATCGGCCTGCAGGCGCTGAAAGGCCACCGGGTAGTTGGCGGCATGCGCGCTTCTATTTACAATGCGATGCCGCTGGCCGGCGTGCAGGCGCTGACCGGGTTTATGACCGACTTCGAGCGCCGCCACGGTTAAGCCCAGGCGCCCGCATTGCGCGGGCCGCCACCGCTGTTGTCCTTTTGCATTAAAGCGGCTCCGGCATTATCCCCGGGGCCGTTTCGTTTATCAGAATTTGGAGAGTTTTGTTCACATGGTGGATTCCCTGACGTTACAACCGGTCGCCCTGGTCAATGGCACCGTCAACTTACCCGGCTCCAAGAGCGTATCCAACCGTGCTCTGCTGCTGGCGGCGCTGGCGGAGGGAACGACCACGCTGACCAACCTGCTGGACAGCGACGACGTGCGTCACATGCTGAATGCGCTGCAGGCGCTGGGCGTGAGCTATCAGCTTTCCGCCGATCGCACCACCTGCCAGGTGACGGGCGTCGCCGGGCCGCTGGTGGCCGACCAACCGCTGGAACTGTTTCTCGGCAATGCCGGCACCGCGATGCGCCCGCTGGCGGCGGCGCTGTGCCTGGGCAATGGCGACGTGGTGCTGACCGGCGAACCGCGCATGAAAGAGCGGCCGATCGGTCACCTGGTGGACGCTTTGCGCCAGGGCGGCGCGCAGATTGATTATCTGGAGCAGACCGACTATCCGCCGGTGCGACTGCGCGGCGGTTTCCGGGGCGGCGAGGTGACCGTCGACGGCAGTGTCTCCAGCCAGTTCCTGACCGCGTTGCTGATGACCGCACCGCTGGCGCCGCAGGCCACGCAGATCCGCATCAAGGGGGAGCTGGTGTCCAAGCCGTACATCGACATCACGCTGCACCTGATGCGCAGCTTCGGCGTTGAAGTGAGCCACGACAACTACCGGGTGTTCCACATTCAGGGCGGTCAAACCTACCGTTCGCCGGGCGATTACCTGGTGGAGGGCGACGCCTCTTCCGCCTCTTATTTCCTGGCGGCGGCGGCGATCAAGGGCGGCAGCGTGCGCGTGACCGGCATTGGCCGCAAGAGCGTGCAGGGCGACACCAAATTCGCCGACGTGCTGGAGAAAATGGGCGCGCGCATCACCTGGGGCGAGGATTTTATCGAGTGCAGCCGCGGCGAGCTGCGCGGCGTCGATATGGACATGAACCATATCCCGGATGCGGCGATGACCATCGCCACCACCGCGCTGTTTGCCGCAGGCCCGACCACCATCCGCAACATCTACAACTGGCGGGTGAAAGAGACCGACCGCCTGGCGGCGATGGCTACCGAGCTGCGCAAAGTGGGGGCGGAGGTTGACGAAGGCGAGGACTACATTCGCGTGGTGCCGCCGGCCAAGCTGAAGTTCGCCGAGATCGGCACCTACAACGATCACCGCATGGCGATGTGTTTCTCGCTGGTGGCGCTGTCGGATACGCCGGTCACCATCCTCGATCCGAAATGCACCGCGAAAACCTTCCCGGACTATTTCGAGCAGCTGGCGCGGATCAGCCAGCCGGCGTAACCGGTCAGATCGTTTATTTTAAGGCCCCTTTGCGGGCCTTTATCGTTTTTACCTTTCAGCGCCCGCTGTTTCTTCTATACTTTTTCGCGGTTGTGCGCTTATTTTCAACAACCAGACGGTTCCAGGGTAACAGTTCGCCGCGTGGCAGCGTATAATGCGCCACCGTATCTGCCCCCTATTTGGCAGACGGCAGGGATGCCGGCAATCAGACCTTCACACCCATCTGAGGGCCGGCGTTGTCCCTGTGAGGTTTTCTACCTGAAGGAGAGAGAAATGACGGCTACAGCCCCGGTGATAACCGTTGATGGACCAAGTGGCGCAGGTAAAGGCACGCTGTGTAAAGCGCTGGCCGAGTCGCTTGGTTGGCGTTTGCTGGATTCCGGCGCGATCTACCGCGTGCTGGCGCTGGCGGCGTTGCATCATCAGGTGGATATCACTTCTGAGGACGCGCTGGTTCCGCTGGCCGCACATCTCGATGTTCGCTTTATCGCCCAGGACGGCAAGCTGCAGGTGATTTTGGAAGGTGAGGACGTCAGCAATGAGATCCGCACCGAAACCGTCGGCAACACCGCTTCGCAGGCGGCGGCGTTCCCGCGGGTGCGTGAGGCGCTGCTGCGCCGCCAGCGCGCGTTTCGCGAGGCGCCCGGCCTGATTGCCGACGGCCGCGATATGGGAACCGTCGTGTTCCCCGACGCACCGGTTAAAATTTTCCTCGACGCCAGTTCGCAAGAGCGTGCGCACCGCCGTATGCTACAGTTGCAGGAAAAGGGCTTTAATGTTAACTTTGAACGTCTTTTAGCCGAGATAAAGGAACGGGATGACCGTGACCGTAATCGGGCTATCGCGCCGCTGGTGCCCGCTTCTGACGCCCTCGTGCTGGATTCTACCAGCATGTCGATCGAGGAAGTTATCCGGCAAGCGCTGACGTATGCACAGAAAGTTTTAGCGTTGCCGCAGCAATAAGCGCGGCGGCGTTATTGGCTTTTTGTCATATTTGTCATAGAAGTATCGCAATATATCGGGTAAAATTTTACCCCTGTAACCTAAACCCTGTCGGCATGGAGCCAATGGCGGGGTATGTGAAACAACCCCATTCGGCGGGACGCTAAATGGACGTTAAACTAAAGAACCCTGAAGATTAACAACATGACTGAATCTTTCGCTCAACTCTTTGAAGAATCCTTAAAAGAAATCGAAACCCGCCCGGGTTCCATCGTTCGCGGCGTAGTAGTTGCCATCGACAAAGACATCGTACTGGTTGACGCCGGTCTGAAGTCCGAGTCTGCCATCCCGGCTGAGCAATTCAAAAACGCACAGGGCGAGCTGGAAATCCAGGTTGGTGACGAAGTTGACGTTGCTCTGGATGCTGTTGAAGACGGCTTCGGTGAAACTCTGCTGTCCCGTGAGAAAGCTAAGCGTCACGAAGCTTGGATCACGCTGGAAAAAGCATACGAAGACGCTGAGACTGTAACCGGTGTTATCAACGGCAAAGTGAAGGGTGGCTTCACCGTCGAGCTGAACGGCATCCGCGCGTTCCTGCCAGGTTCCCTGGTTGACGTGCGTCCGGTACGTGACACTCTGCACCTGGAAGGCAAAGAGCTTGAGTTCAAAGTCATCAAGCTGGACCAGAAACGCAACAACGTTGTCGTTTCTCGCCGTGCGGTTATCGAATCCGAGAACAGCGCAGAGCGCGATCAACTGCTGGAAAACCTGCAGGAAGGCATGGAAGTTAAAGGTATCGTTAAGAACCTCACTGACTACGGTGCATTCGTTGATCTGGGCGGCGTAGACGGCCTGCTGCACATCACTGACATGGCTTGGAAACGCGTTAAGCACCCAAGCGAAATCGTCAACGTTGGCGATGAAATCACTGTTAAAGTGCTGAAGTTCGACCGCGAGCGTACTCGTGTTTCCCTGGGCCTGAAACAGCTGGGCGAAGATCCATGGGTTGCTATCGCGAAACGTTACCCAGAAGGCACCAAGCTGACTGGCCGTGTAACCAACCTGACTGATTACGGCTGCTTCGTGGAAATCGAAGAAGGCGTTGAAGGTCTGGTACACGTTTCTGAAATGGATTGGACCAACAAAAACATCCATCCGTCCAAAGTTGTTAACGTGGGCGACGTAGTGGAAGTTATGGTTCTGGACATCGATGAAGAACGTCGTCGTATCTCCCTGGGCCTGAAACAGTGCAAAAACAACCCATGGCAGCAATTCGCAGAAACCCACAACAAGGGCGACCGCGTTGAAGGTAAAATCAAGTCTATCACTGACTTCGGTATCTTCATCGGCCTGGACGGCGGCATCGACGGCCTGGTTCACCTGTCTGACATCTCCTGGAACGTTGCAGGCGAAGAAGCAGTGCGTGAATACAAGAAAGGCGACGAAATCGCAGCGGTTGTTCTGCAGGTTGACGCAGAGCGCGAGCGTATCTCCCTGGGCGTGAAGCAGCTGGCTGAAGATCCGTTCAATAACTACCTGTCTATGAACAAGAAAGGTACTATTGTTACTGGTAAAGTCACTGCAGTTGACGCCAAAGGTGCTACAGTTGAATTGGCAGGCGGCGTAGAAGGTTACCTGCGTGCATCTGAAGCCTCTCGCGACCGCATTGAAGATGCAACTCTGGTTCTGAACGTTGGTGACGAAGTTGAAGCTAAATTCACCGGCGTTGACCGTAAGAACCGCGTTGTAAGCCTGTCCGTACGTGCTAAGGACGAAGCTGACGAGAAAGACGCCATCGCTACTGTTAACAACAAACAGGAAGAAGGCAACTTCTCTAACGCAATGGCTGAAGCTTTCAAAGCGGCTAAAGGCGAGTAATGACGGGGGGCGGTTCCTGACCGCCCCGATACGGTAGTTTAGCTGCAAAGCTTGGAGGAACTATGACCAAGTCTGAACTTATTGAAAGACTTGCTGGCCAGCAATCTCATATTCCGGCGAAGGCCGTTGAGGATGCAGTGAAAGAGATGCTCGAACATATGGCTGCCACATTGGCCGATGGCGAACGCATCGAGATCCGCGGATTCGGCAGTTTTTCTCTTCACTACCGTGCTCCGCGTGTGGGTCGCAACCCGAAAACCGGCGATAAAGTCGAGCTGGACGGCAAGTACGTTCCTCACTTCAAGCCAGGCAAAGAGTTGCGTGACCGCGCCAATATCTATGGCTAGTCGCTGACTGCCCATAGGGTTGTTGCTTGTAAAGAATATAAAACGGTGCCTCAGGGCGCCGTTTTTTTTTGGCCCTCGTTTGACGCCGCCTTCCTGCTCTGTGCGCCGTGCCGCAGTTCAGCATCCCCCTGTGAAACCAGAAGCGTTAACCTGCAGCCTTCGGCGCATAGCATGAAAAGGACGCTGGCGGCCGCCTGGCGGCGGGTGAACAATCCGCTCTCTGATTGGGAGGCACGGGAGAAGGCCGATCAAAACCTCACTGGATCTGGCGGTCGCCGCCGTCGTTTGCGGTATTTTGCCGTTGCTGGTGTTGCCGCAGCTGCCCGACGGGTTAACGACCCTGCTGGTGGCGTTGCCCGTCTGCCTGCTGCTGCGTTTTCGGCCAGCGGCTTGCCAATTCATCGGTTGGGGCGCCCTGGGTTTTCTGTGGGCGGTGTTCTGCGCCGGCAGCCTGGCGGGGCAGGTCGAGCGGCTGAGCCGCGGGCCGGAGGTGACGGCGGTGGTGCAGGTTGTCAGCGTGACCCTAACGCCCGCGGCCGGCAAGCAAACGCTGATGCGTATCGAAAGGATCAACGGCCGCTGGCTGGCGCCGTCAATCGCCTTCACCACGGTCTGGCAAACGGATAACACGCAATTGTGCGCCGGGCAGCGCTGGCAGCTGCGGTTGCGGCTGCGTCCGGTGCACGGCAAACTGAACGAAGGCGGTTTTGACAGCCAGCGCTGGGCAATGGCGCAGCGGCAGCCGCTGACCGCGCTGGTCAAAAACGCCATCTTGCTGGACGGCGGCTGCGGCTGGCGGCAACGCATTATCAGCCATGCCGAAAGCCACATGGGCGATCTGCGTTACCGATCGGTGTTGCTGGCCCTGGCGTTTGGCGAAAGAACCGCGTTGGAACCGGCGCTGCGCACGCTGATGCTGAAAACCGGCATTGCCCATCTGATGGCGATTTCTGGCCTGCACGTGGCGATGGCGGCCATCCTGATTTGGGCTTCGCTGCGCGCGCTGCAGTTGTTCTTCCCCGCCCACTGGATAGGTTACCGCTTCCCCCTGGTCGTCAGCTGGCTCGGCACCCTGGCGTATGTCTGGCTGGCCGGCGCACAACCGCCGGCGGTGCGCACCGCCCTGGGGTTAACCTTGTGGATGCTGTTGCGGCTGCGCGGCGTACATTGCACCTCCTGGCAAGTCTGGCTGTGGTGCGTGGGCTTGATTGTGGCTTGCGACCCGCTGGCGGTGCTGTCGGACAGCTTCTGGCTTTCGGTGCTGGCGGTCGCCTGCCTGATTTTTTGGTTCGAATGGGCTCCGCTCAGCGCGCGTTTTCGCGCGGCCTGGTATTGGGCGCCGATGCGCTGGCTGCATTTGCAGTTCGGCATCACGCTGTTGCTGGTGCCGATGCAGGCCGCGTTGTTTCTCGGGCTGACGCTGAGCTCGCTGCCGGCCAATCTGTGGGCGGTGCCGGTGGTCTCGCTGGTGACGGTGCCGCTAATTTTGCTGGCGGTGATGTGCGGCGCGCTGCCGCCGCTGAGCAGTGGGCTGTGGTGGCTGGCCGATATGACGCTGCTGTGGGTTTTTACGCCGCTGCATTATCTGCAGCGCGGCTGGGTCGATCTGGGCGCCGCCTCGCTGCTGGTCAGCGCCGCCGGTTGGCTGTTGGTGATCTGCTGGCGTTTTCATTGGTGGCTGCGCTATGCGCCGGGAATGGTGACGCTGGCGATATGCTGCGTGCTGTGGCGGGAAAAGGAACCCGCTTATCGCTGGCGGGTCGACATGCTGGACGTCGGGCATGGTCTGGCGGTCGTCATCGAACGAAACGGCAAAGGAGTCCTGTTCGACACCGGCGATCGCTGGGCGACGGGCAGCGCGGCTGAGCGCCATATTTTGCCGATGCTGAACTGGCGCGGGATCGCTATCGAACAGATTATCATCAGCCACGACCATCAGGATCACACCGGCGGATTGGCCGAGGTAAGGCAGGCGTTTCCGCAGGCCAGCGTGCGCAGCCCGATGCTTGACCGCGGTCATTTACCCTGCGTTGCCGGTGAGCGCTGGCAATGGCAATCGCTGCAATTCCAGGTGCTGTGGCCGCCGAAGGCGCTCAAAAGGCCGGTCAATGACGATTCCTGCGTGGTCCGCGTCGATGATGGCCGCTACAGCCTGCTGCTGACCGGCGACGTGGAAAAGAAGGCGGAAGCGCAATTGCTGCGGCTGAGGCGCGGGCAGTTGGCCGCCACGGTGCTGCAGGTTCCGCACCACGGCAGCAAAACGTCCTCGACGCCGCCGTTTTTGCGTGCGGTTGCTCCTCAAGCGGCTCTGGCCTCCGCATCTCGTTACAACAAATGGCGATTACCGGCGGTTAAAGTTGTCGCCAGATATCTGGCAAATGACATCATATGGCGCGATACTTCGCGCTCGGGGCAGTTATCCGTGCTCTTTTTCGACAACGATTGGCAAATTAAAGGCTTTCGTGAACAATTAATGCCCCGTTGGTACCATCAGCGGTTTGGCGTAGAGGGTGATAATGAGTAAAATGGGCCGCTATTTCTTCCGATGCTGGTATTTGCATGATGAATGATAAAGATCTCTCGACCTTGCAGACGTTCCGTCGCCTCTGGCCGATGATCGCTCCTTTTAAGACCGGGCTGATTGTGGCCGCCATTGCGTTGGTTTTGAACGCTGCTGGGGACGCGCTGATGCTGTCCTTGCTTAAACCACTGTTGGACGATGGGTTTGGTAAAACCGACAGCAGCGTGCTGATTTGGATGCCGCTGGTGGTTATCGGCCTGATGCTGATGCGCGGCGTAACCAGTTTTATTTCAAGCTACTGCATCTCCTGGGCTTCCGGCATGGTGGTGATGCACATGCGCCGCCGCCTGTTCGGCCATATGATGAGAATGCCGGTTTCCTTCTTTGACCAGCAGTCCACCGGCACGCTGTTGTCACGCATTACCTATGATTCCGAGCAGGTAGCGTCCTCTTCTTCCAGCGCGCTGGTTACCGTGGTGCGTGAAGGGGCCTCGATCATTGGCCTGTTCATCATGATGTTTTACTACAGCTGGCAGCTGTCGGTGATCCTGATCGTGCTGGCGCCGATCGTGTCCATCGCCATCCGTATGGTTTCCAAACGTTTCCGCAACATCAGCAAAAATATGCAGAACACCATGGGGCAGGTGACCACCAGCGCCGAGCAAATGCTGAAGGGCCATAAAGAAGTGCTGATCTTCGGCGGCCAGCAGGTGGAAACCGAACGCTTCAACTCGGTCAGCAACCGCATGCGTCAGCAGGGCATGAAGCTGGTCTCCGCGTCTTCCATTTCCGACCCGATCATTCAGCTGATCGCTTCTCTGGCGCTGGCCTTCGTGCTGTTTGCCGCCAGCTTCCCGAGCGTGATGGAAACCCTGACCGCCGGTACCATTACCGTGGTGTTCTCTTCCATGATCGCGCTGATGCGCCCGCTGAAGTCGCTGACTAACGTCAATGCCCAATTCCAGCGCGGCATGGCGGCCTGCCAGACGCTGTTCTCGATTTTGGACATGGAGCAAGAGAAAGACACCGGCACCCGTGAAGTTGCGCGCGCGAAAGGCGATATCGAATTCCGTAACGTCACCTTCTACTATCCGGGCAAAGAAACGCCGGCGCTGCGTGATATCAACCTGAGCATTTCGGAAGGCAAAACGGTGGCGCTGGTCGGCCGTTCCGGCTCAGGCAAATCTACCATCGCCAACCTGCTGACCCGTTTCTATGACATCCAGGAAGGTGAGATCCTGATGGACGGTCATGACCTGCGTGAATATACCCTGGCGTCGCTGCGCGATCAGGTGGCGCTGGTATCGCAAAACGTTCATCTGTTCAACGACACTATCGCCAACAACATAGCTTACGCCCGCGAAGAGCGCTACAGCCGCGAAGAGATCGAACAGGCGGCGCGCATGGCCTACGCGATGGACTTCATCGAAAAGATGGATAACGGACTGGATACGGTGATCGGCGAGAACGGCGTGATGCTGTCCGGCGGCCAACGCCAGCGTATCGCCATTGCGCGCGCCCTGCTGCGCGACTGCCCGATCCTGATCCTCGACGAAGCCACCTCGGCGCTGGACACCGAGTCTGAGCGCGCTATCCAGGCGGCGCTGGACGAACTGCAGAAAAACCGCACTTCGCTGGTGATCGCTCACCGGTTGTCGACCATCGAGAAAGCGGATGAAATTCTGGTGGTGGAAGACGGCCGCATCGTCGAGCGCGGCGGGCATGCCGAATTGCTCGAGCACAAGGGCGCCTATGCCCAACTGCACCGTATGCAGTTTGGTCAATAATGATTGAGCGCATCTGGTCCGGCGGCTCGCTGCTTTACTTGGCGCTGCTGCCGCTGTCCTGGCTGTATGGATTGGTCAGCGCGCTGATCCGCCTCAGCTATCGTTGCGGCCTGCGCAAGAGCTGGCGCGCGCCGGTGCCGGTGGTGGTGGTGGGTAACCTCACCGCCGGCGGCAATGGCAAGACGCCGATGGTGATCTGGCTGGTGGAGCAACTGCAGCAGCGTGGCTACCGGGTCGGCGTGGTGTCGCGCGGCTACGGCGGCAAATC
Proteins encoded in this region:
- the ihfB gene encoding integration host factor subunit beta, with amino-acid sequence MTKSELIERLAGQQSHIPAKAVEDAVKEMLEHMAATLADGERIEIRGFGSFSLHYRAPRVGRNPKTGDKVELDGKYVPHFKPGKELRDRANIYG
- the cmk gene encoding (d)CMP kinase; this translates as MTATAPVITVDGPSGAGKGTLCKALAESLGWRLLDSGAIYRVLALAALHHQVDITSEDALVPLAAHLDVRFIAQDGKLQVILEGEDVSNEIRTETVGNTASQAAAFPRVREALLRRQRAFREAPGLIADGRDMGTVVFPDAPVKIFLDASSQERAHRRMLQLQEKGFNVNFERLLAEIKERDDRDRNRAIAPLVPASDALVLDSTSMSIEEVIRQALTYAQKVLALPQQ
- a CDS encoding ComEC family protein — translated: MGRHGRRPIKTSLDLAVAAVVCGILPLLVLPQLPDGLTTLLVALPVCLLLRFRPAACQFIGWGALGFLWAVFCAGSLAGQVERLSRGPEVTAVVQVVSVTLTPAAGKQTLMRIERINGRWLAPSIAFTTVWQTDNTQLCAGQRWQLRLRLRPVHGKLNEGGFDSQRWAMAQRQPLTALVKNAILLDGGCGWRQRIISHAESHMGDLRYRSVLLALAFGERTALEPALRTLMLKTGIAHLMAISGLHVAMAAILIWASLRALQLFFPAHWIGYRFPLVVSWLGTLAYVWLAGAQPPAVRTALGLTLWMLLRLRGVHCTSWQVWLWCVGLIVACDPLAVLSDSFWLSVLAVACLIFWFEWAPLSARFRAAWYWAPMRWLHLQFGITLLLVPMQAALFLGLTLSSLPANLWAVPVVSLVTVPLILLAVMCGALPPLSSGLWWLADMTLLWVFTPLHYLQRGWVDLGAASLLVSAAGWLLVICWRFHWWLRYAPGMVTLAICCVLWREKEPAYRWRVDMLDVGHGLAVVIERNGKGVLFDTGDRWATGSAAERHILPMLNWRGIAIEQIIISHDHQDHTGGLAEVRQAFPQASVRSPMLDRGHLPCVAGERWQWQSLQFQVLWPPKALKRPVNDDSCVVRVDDGRYSLLLTGDVEKKAEAQLLRLRRGQLAATVLQVPHHGSKTSSTPPFLRAVAPQAALASASRYNKWRLPAVKVVARYLANDIIWRDTSRSGQLSVLFFDNDWQIKGFREQLMPRWYHQRFGVEGDNE
- the serC gene encoding 3-phosphoserine/phosphohydroxythreonine transaminase, with amino-acid sequence MTQVYNFSSGPAMLPVEVLRRAEQELCNWHGLGTSVMEISHRSKEFIAVAQQSEQDLRDLLKIPSNYKVLFCHGGARAQFAALPLNLLGDKATADYIDGGYWAHSAINEAQKYCTPNVIDVKTRVDGLSGIKPMKEWQLSDDAAYVHYCPNETIDGVAIDETPDFGDKVVIGDYSSTILSRPLDVSRFGVIYAGAQKNIGPAGLTLVIVREDLLGQARREVPSILDYTVLAENDSMFNTPPTFAWYLSGLVFKWLKEQGGLVEMQKRNQAKAELLYATIDNSDFYRSQVALANRSWMNVPFQLADPALDKVFLSEAEAIGLQALKGHRVVGGMRASIYNAMPLAGVQALTGFMTDFERRHG
- the rpsA gene encoding 30S ribosomal protein S1; amino-acid sequence: MTESFAQLFEESLKEIETRPGSIVRGVVVAIDKDIVLVDAGLKSESAIPAEQFKNAQGELEIQVGDEVDVALDAVEDGFGETLLSREKAKRHEAWITLEKAYEDAETVTGVINGKVKGGFTVELNGIRAFLPGSLVDVRPVRDTLHLEGKELEFKVIKLDQKRNNVVVSRRAVIESENSAERDQLLENLQEGMEVKGIVKNLTDYGAFVDLGGVDGLLHITDMAWKRVKHPSEIVNVGDEITVKVLKFDRERTRVSLGLKQLGEDPWVAIAKRYPEGTKLTGRVTNLTDYGCFVEIEEGVEGLVHVSEMDWTNKNIHPSKVVNVGDVVEVMVLDIDEERRRISLGLKQCKNNPWQQFAETHNKGDRVEGKIKSITDFGIFIGLDGGIDGLVHLSDISWNVAGEEAVREYKKGDEIAAVVLQVDAERERISLGVKQLAEDPFNNYLSMNKKGTIVTGKVTAVDAKGATVELAGGVEGYLRASEASRDRIEDATLVLNVGDEVEAKFTGVDRKNRVVSLSVRAKDEADEKDAIATVNNKQEEGNFSNAMAEAFKAAKGE
- the msbA gene encoding lipid A ABC transporter ATP-binding protein/permease MsbA encodes the protein MMNDKDLSTLQTFRRLWPMIAPFKTGLIVAAIALVLNAAGDALMLSLLKPLLDDGFGKTDSSVLIWMPLVVIGLMLMRGVTSFISSYCISWASGMVVMHMRRRLFGHMMRMPVSFFDQQSTGTLLSRITYDSEQVASSSSSALVTVVREGASIIGLFIMMFYYSWQLSVILIVLAPIVSIAIRMVSKRFRNISKNMQNTMGQVTTSAEQMLKGHKEVLIFGGQQVETERFNSVSNRMRQQGMKLVSASSISDPIIQLIASLALAFVLFAASFPSVMETLTAGTITVVFSSMIALMRPLKSLTNVNAQFQRGMAACQTLFSILDMEQEKDTGTREVARAKGDIEFRNVTFYYPGKETPALRDINLSISEGKTVALVGRSGSGKSTIANLLTRFYDIQEGEILMDGHDLREYTLASLRDQVALVSQNVHLFNDTIANNIAYAREERYSREEIEQAARMAYAMDFIEKMDNGLDTVIGENGVMLSGGQRQRIAIARALLRDCPILILDEATSALDTESERAIQAALDELQKNRTSLVIAHRLSTIEKADEILVVEDGRIVERGGHAELLEHKGAYAQLHRMQFGQ
- the aroA gene encoding 3-phosphoshikimate 1-carboxyvinyltransferase — encoded protein: MVDSLTLQPVALVNGTVNLPGSKSVSNRALLLAALAEGTTTLTNLLDSDDVRHMLNALQALGVSYQLSADRTTCQVTGVAGPLVADQPLELFLGNAGTAMRPLAAALCLGNGDVVLTGEPRMKERPIGHLVDALRQGGAQIDYLEQTDYPPVRLRGGFRGGEVTVDGSVSSQFLTALLMTAPLAPQATQIRIKGELVSKPYIDITLHLMRSFGVEVSHDNYRVFHIQGGQTYRSPGDYLVEGDASSASYFLAAAAIKGGSVRVTGIGRKSVQGDTKFADVLEKMGARITWGEDFIECSRGELRGVDMDMNHIPDAAMTIATTALFAAGPTTIRNIYNWRVKETDRLAAMATELRKVGAEVDEGEDYIRVVPPAKLKFAEIGTYNDHRMAMCFSLVALSDTPVTILDPKCTAKTFPDYFEQLARISQPA